DNA sequence from the Treponema sp. OMZ 838 genome:
ATTTGCGTTTGTTTATAGCTTTTTGAGTATGTGCTTTGGAGCACGCGGTTTTTTTGCATGTCAGCAGTTGAGAAGGCAGCACGAAGCTCTTGTGCAGCACGTACAGCTTCTATCCGATATTGGGGAAGATCTGAATATTCGTATCGCGAATTTGTCTTCCGATCCTCAGACCATCGCTGTGTATGCGCATGAATTGGGCTATGTTCAAAAAAACGAACGGCTTATCAAATTGATGAACTTTTCCGGGACGGCGGAGCGCACCGAGGATGTCGGTGTCGTGTATCTGATAGAGGCTCCGCGCTATCTGCCGGATGCCGTATGCAAAACGATTGCCGTTTCCATGAGTATTATCGTTATTATGTGCGAGATGATTGTGAGCAAAAAGAATGCGTATTCAAAAAAAAGCGTCTAATTCGGCGGATGCCGCCGCTGCGGAACTCAGGCGTGGAAATATCGTGGTTATTCCAACCGATACGATTTACGGATTTTCCGGGTTGATCGGTAAGACTGCCGAGGCAATTGCCCGTATTAAAGGAAGAGCTGAAGATAAACCGTTTATCGCCCTCATCGCCGAACCGGAGGATATTTACCGCTATACCGATCTAAAAATTC
Encoded proteins:
- a CDS encoding septum formation initiator family protein; its protein translation is MKFYLKVITPIFVFAFVYSFLSMCFGARGFFACQQLRRQHEALVQHVQLLSDIGEDLNIRIANLSSDPQTIAVYAHELGYVQKNERLIKLMNFSGTAERTEDVGVVYLIEAPRYLPDAVCKTIAVSMSIIVIMCEMIVSKKNAYSKKSV